TACGAACACGCATTGGCCGAACGCGGCTACAAGCCCGACGACGCGCAGAAGAAGGCGATCGACCGCTTGCAGCGCTATTACGACGAATGGGTCAAGTTCAAGTCGATGCGCTCGAATGCGCTGAAAAAGCTGCTGAACCGTCCCGACGTGCCGCGCGGCGTGTACCTCTGGGGCGGCGTGGGCCGCGGCAAGAGCTTCCTGATGGATGCCTTCTATGCCACCGTGCCCGTCGTGCGCAAGACGCGCCTGCACTTTCACGAATTCATGCGCGGCGTGCACCGCGAACTGGAAGAAGTGAAGGGCATGCAGGATCCGCTGGACGAGGTCGCCAAGCGCGTGGCCAAGCGTTACCGGCTGATCTGCTTTGACGAATTCCACGTGTCCGATGTGGCGGACGCGATGATCCTGCACCGCCTGCTGCTCAAGCTGTTCGAATACGGCACGTCCTTCGTGATGACGTCCAACTACGAACCGTCCACGCTGTACACCGACGGCCTGCACCGCGACCGCGTGCTGCCTGCCATTGCGCTGATCCAGTCGCGCATGGACGTGATGAACGTGGACGCCGGCATCGACTACCGCCGCCGCTCGCTGGAGCAGGTGCAGAGCTATCACACGCCGCTGGACGAAAACGCGCAGAAGGCGCTGCAGGCGGCCTTCGATGCGTTGGCCGACACGCCGCCGCAGGATCCGGTGCTGCACATCGAGCACCGCGAGATCCGCGCGCTGGCGCTGGGCGGGTCGGTCGTGTGGTTCGACTTTGCCACGTTGTGCGGCGGCCCGCGCTCGCAGAACGACTACCTGGAACTGGCCAACCGCTTCCATGCCGTGATCCTGTCGGGCGTGCCGCGCATGGGCCCGCGCCAGGCCTCCGAGGCGCGCCGCTTCACGTGGCTGATCGACGTGTTCTACGACCACCGCGTCAAGCTCATCATGTCGGCCGAGTGCGAGCCCGAAGAGATCTACACGGAAGGCGCGCTGGCCAACGAGTTCCACCGGACGGTGTCGCGCATTCTGGAAATGCAGTCGCGCGAATACCTGGAATCCGAACGCCGTCTGGCCGTGACGTTGTAGTAAAGCCTCATCCGGTCCTCATTTCGAGGGCAGGGGGGGCGCAATCATTGTTAATGCAAGTCATTATCAATTAAGATTTTGGGACTTTTGGTTCAGCGCCGCAGTCTCAATCCGTGTCTTCCACCTTGCTTTCCTCATCGGCCCCGTGCGTCGACAACCAGGCCGCGCCCGTCGATGGCCTGTATCGCGATCACCGCCCGTGGCTGTTCGGGTGGCTGCGCCGCAAGCTGGGCTGTGAGCACCGCGCGGAAGACCTGGCCCAGGACGTCTTTGTCCGGGTGATCCAGGGCCGCAAGCAGGTGCGCGCCAGCGAGGCGCGCGCGCTGCTCACCACCATTGCGAAGGGCTTGGTCGTCGATCATCAGCGCCATGCCGCGCTGGAGCATGCGTATCTGGCCTATCTGGCCACCGTTCCCGAATCCTATGCGCCGTCGCCGGAAGCGCAGGCCGAGCAACTGCAGGCGTTGATGCAGTTGGACCGCCTGCTGGACGGGCTGCCGCCCAAAGCCCGCGCGGCCTTTCTGCTGTCGCAGCTGGACGGCCTGACGTATCCCGAGATCGCTGAGCGCCTCGATGTGTCGCTCAGTTCGGTGCAGCAATACATGGTGCGGGCGATGTCCGCGTGCTATGCGGCGATCCATGCCTGACACGGTCACCAACCCTTCTGTGAATGCCCGGCCCTCCGAGGCCGTCGTGCGCGAAGCCATCGCCTGGTGGGCGCGGCTGCAATCCGGAATCGACGATGCGGCCGAGCGTGCGTCCTGTCACGCCTGGCTTGCCCAGGATCCCGCGCATCGCGTGGCGTGGGACCGGCTGCAGGACATCGGCCGCGATGCGCGCCGCGTGCCGGCAGCGCTGGCGCATACCGCGCTGAATGCGCCTGCCTCGCGCGGCCGGCGTGCCGCGCTGCGCAGCCTGCTGGCCGGCGCGGGCATCGCTGCCACCGGGTGGGCGGGTTACCGCCATGCGCCGTGGCAGCGGCTGGTTGCCGATTACAGCACCGGCGTGGGCGAGCGCCGTGCGCTGGCGCTGGCGGACGGGCTGCGCGTCACGCTGAACAGCGATACCGCGGTGCGCGTGAACGTCAGCGGCAACACGCGCGACATCGACCTTTTGCGTGGCGAGATGCTGGTGCAGGCCGAGCCGCGCCCCGGCGTGCAGGCGCTGCGCGTGGACACCGGTTATGGCGAGCTGCGGGCCGAGCGCGCGCGGTTTGATCTGCGGCGCACGGCAGAGGGTTCGCGTGTGGGCGTCTACGAAGGTAGCGTCGCGCTGCTGCGCCAGGGCGTGCTGACGCAACTGAGCGCGGGCGAGCGGCTTGCCTACGCTGACGATGGCGAGGTTCGCCGCGGCGCGTCGGACCCGGATCGCCTGGCCTGGGTGGACGGGATGGTCGTGGCCAAGGAGTGGCGGCTGGACGATTTTGCCGAGTACCTGGCGCGCCAGCGGGTGGGCGTGATCCGCGTCGACCCCGCGGTGGCGTCGTTGCGGTTGTCGGGCGTGTTTCCGCTGGACGACGCCGAGCGCGCGCTCAAGGCGCTGGAACATACGCTGCCGATCGCGGTGACGCGCCGTACGCAGTATTGGCTACAGGTCGGACCCAGCGGCGCCTGAGTTACAAATTTTCTTGCCGTCGCATTGCAGGTTTTGCATCCCCGTACGGAAAGCAGAAAGAAACCACCGTACAGGGAGATATTTGTGTCCGCTTCAATCCACCCCCGCCTGCGCGCTCCGATGACCGCCGGCCGCAAGGCCGTGCTGGCCGCGACCTGCGCCGGGGCGCTGTTTGCCGGTGCGCCGGCGGCCTGGGCGCAGACGGCGCCTGCCGCAGGCGCTTCGGCCACCGCCAATGGCCAGCGCAGCTACCAGATTCCCGCAGGGCCGCTGGCCGACGCGCTGACCCAGTTTGCGCGCAGCGCCGGGGTGGTGCTGTCGTTCGACCCGGCGCTGGTGCGCGGCCGGCGCTCGGAAGGCTTGAACGGTTCGTATACGGTGGGCGCGGGCTTCTCGCGCATCCTGGCGGGCAGCGGCCTGCAGGCGCGCGCGCAGTCGGGCAACAGCTGGACGCTGGCGCCCGCGCCGGTCTCCACGGGCGACACGCACACGCTCGCGCCGGTCACGGTGACGGGCATGTCTGAAAGCGCCTTTGCGCCCACGGTCGGCTATGTGGCCACCGCCAGCGCCAGCGCCACCAAGACCGATATCCCGCTGATTGAGACGCCGCAGTCCGTGTCCGTTGTCACGCGCGAACAGATCACGGAGCAGGGCGCACAGACGCTGAATCAGGTGCTGCGCTACACGGCGGGCGTCGCCACCGAATCGCGCGGCGCGACGGCGACCCGCCTCGACCAATTCAACGTGCGCGGATTCTCGGCCTCCACGTATCTGGATGGGCTGCGTGTGTTCGGCGGCCGCGATGCGCTGCCGCAGGTCGACGCCTTCCGCCTTGAGCGCGTGGATGTGCTGAAGGGGCCGGCGTCGGTGATGTACGGGCAGGGCGGCCCGGGCGGCGTGGTGAACCAGGTCAGCAAGCGCCCGCTGGAAGAGACGCAGCGCGAAGTGGAGCTGCAGGTCGGCAACTACGACTTCCGCCGCGCCAATTTCGACTTCGGCGGTCCCATCGACGAAGAGGGCAAGTACCTGTATCGCCTGGTTGGCGCGGGCTATATGTCCGACGGCCAGGTGCAGGACACGAAGGAGCGCCGTTACTTTGTGTCGCCGGCGTTCGCGTACAAGCCCAACGCGGACACGTCGCTCACCATCCTGACCAACTTCCAGCACGACCCCGACATGGGCTCGTACGGCGCCGTGCCGTCCATGCGCACGCTGCTGCGCGCGCCCGATGGCTTCCGCCTGCCCGCCAACTACTACGACGGCGACGCCAATTTCGAAAAGAGCGATCGCAAGAGCTATTCGCTGGGCTACATCCTGGACCATCGCTTCAACGACACCTTCAAGGCGTCGCAAAGCCTGCGCTGGACGCATTCGGACGCCAAGTACCGCAGCATCTACGGTGCGACGACCAACTACTACGGGTACACCGACCCGACCTACCTCTACCACCAGCGCGCCTCCATCGCGACGGACGTGGACGTCGGCGCGCTGACGATCGACAACAACCTGCAGGCGCGGTTCAGTACGGGCAAGATTGGCCACAACGTGCTGGTGGGCTTCGACTATCAGCACGTCAAGACCGACACGCTGTCGGGCTTTGGCTCCGCGCCCCCGCTGTACGTGAAGAACCCGGACAATTTCCAGAACATTCCGGTGCCCGCGTTCTCCAGCGACGCCAGCACCACGCAGTACCAGACCGGCGTGTACTTCCAGGACCAGATCAAGATCGACCGCCTGTCGTTCCTCTTGGGCGGGCGCTATGACTGGTCGCGCAACGTGGGAGAAACGACCGCAATCGCTTCCGGCCGCGTCACCCCGTCCCAGCTGAATGCGGAAGCCTTCTCGGGCCGGTTCGGCGCCATCTACAACTTCGACAACGGTGTCGCGCCGTACTTCAGCTACTCGGAATCCTTCGAGCCGCAGTCGGGCACGGGTTGGAACAACACGCCGTTCAAGCCGATCGAGGGCAAGCAGTACGAAGTGGGCATCAAGTACCAGCCGCCGGGTTCGGCCACGCTGCTGACGTTTGCGGCATTCGACATCCGCCGCGAAAACATGACGACCACCGACCCGGATCCGACGCACGTGTGCGGCACGGCCGGCGGCCGCTGCTCGATCCAGGCGGGCGAGCTGCGCACGCAGGGCATCGAACTCGAGGCCAAGACCGAGCCGATGCGCGGCCTGTCGCTGATTGCCGCCTACTCGGTCATGAACAACGAGTACACCAAGGCCTATCCGAATGCGGCGGGCTTCGACCTGACCGGCAAGACCCCGGCCACGCTGCCGTCGCAGCAGGCCTCGGCATGGGCGCGCTACCAGCTTCAGGAAGGTCCGCTTGCCGGCCTGGGCATTGGCGGCGGCGTGCGCTACATCGGTTCGTCGTATGCCAACGACTCCAACACGCTGAAGGTGCCGAAGGTCACGCTGGTCGACCTGATGCTGGACTACGACCTGGGCCGCGCTTCGCCCGCGCTCAAGGGCATGCAGGTGGCGCTGAACGTGCAGAACCTGTTCGACAAGGAGTACATCGCGTCGTGCTCCGGCGAAATCTGGTGCTGGTACGGCTACCAGCGCTCCATCAAGGCCAGCTTGCGGTATCGCTGGTAAAGCAGTGCCAAAAGGCGGCTCCAAGGCGAGCCGCCTTTTCTTTTGGTCCGACACTGCCGTCCCTGTCTTAACGAGAATAGTTATAATTCAGGCTTTATACAGGGAAAGGCGGATAAGCTCGGAAACCCCATCCCATCCCCGGGTCCGCCACGGTCCCGCAACTACCTAGAACCCCCGTGAAAGCTCCCGCAGCCGGCGCAGGCATGATGCGCTACAGAATGGCCGTTTTTTCTCGCGCGACGGCCGCCATCCTGGGCGGCTATGCCCTGGCGTCGGCGGCCGCCGCCTGTCTGGCTGTCTGGTTGCCCATGGGGCGTGCAGACGCAGTGACCGCGGCGCAGATGCTGTCTTTTGTGGTCTACGCCTGCGGCGTCATCTGGGTGTTCGCCACCCGCAATGCCTGGCGCGCCTGGGCCGGCATCCTGGGTCCTGCCGCGCTGCTGGGCGGACTGTTCCTGGCGCACCGGCTGGTGGCGGCATGAAGGCGGCCAAGCACAAGCATCCCGGCGAAGAGGGCCTGCGCCAGTCCATGTCGTGGCTGCATACGTGGTCCGGCCTGATCTTCGGCTGGGTGCTGTTTGCCATGTTCCTGACCGGCTCGCTGGCTTTCTTCCGGCCCGAGATCACGCGCTGGATGCAACCCGAGATCCAGGTGCAGCCGGCGCCGGCGGTGCAGGCCGTCGCCACTGCGCAGCGCTATCTGGCCGAGCACGCGCCCGACGCCAAGCGGTGGTTCATCGCGCCGCCCTCGGACCGCGAGCCCCTTATCCAGTTGCTGTACCAGGTGCCCAAGCCCAAGCCGGGCGAACGCGGCTTCGTGCGCGTCAAGCTGGACGCGGCCACCGGCGAACCCGTGACGGCGCGCCAGACGCGTGGCGGCGACTTCTTCTACCGTTTCCATTTCGAACTGGAGACCGCGTTTCCGTGGGGACGCTGGCTGGCCAGCATCGCGGGCATGTTCATGCTGGTGGCGATCATCAGCGGCATCATCACGCACAAGAAGATATTCGCGGACTTCTTCACCTTCCGGCCCGGCAAGGGCGGGCAGCGCGCCTGGATGGACGGGCACAACGTGCTGTCGGTGCTGGGTCTGCCGTTTCACCTGATGATCACCTTCAGCGGTCTGGTGCTGTTCATGGTGATGCTGATGCCGGCGGGCATCCAGGCCGCCTACGACAATCCGCGCCAGTTCACGAACGAGGTCTTCAAGGCCAACAAGATCACGCCGCCGCAGAACCAGCCGGCGCCGCTCGTGGACATCGCGCCGCTGGTCGATCAGGCCCAGCAGCATTGGCAGGGTCGGGTGGGACGGGTGACCGTCAACAATCCCGGCGATGCCGGCGCCACCATCACGCTGGTGCGCAACGTGGGTGACGGCGTGTCGTACGGCCTGCTTGCGCCCTTCATGCGCTTTGACGGCGTGACAGGTGCATTGCAGGAGTCCGAGGACGACCACAGCGCTACCGTCGTGACGGCGGGCGTCATCACCGGCCTGCACCTGGGGCTGTTCGCCGAGCCGCTGCTGCGCTGGTTCTATTTCATCGTCAGCCTGGCCGGCACGGCCATGGTCGCCACGGGCCTCGTGCTGTGGATCGCCAAGCGCCGCCAGAAGGCGCGGCCGGGCGACGCGCGGGAAGCCTTCTCGCTGCGTCTGGTCGACGGCCTGAACGCCGGCACCATCGCGGGCGTCGTGTTCGGTGTGGCGGCGGTGTTCCTGGCCAATCGGCTCTTGCCGGCCGACATGCCCGGCCGCCAGGTCTGGGAGGTGCGCGCCTTCTTCATCGCCTGGGGCCTGTCGCTGGTCTACGCGTTTCTGTTCCAGCGTCGCAAGTGGCAGGACCTGCTGGGTATAGCCGCCGCCGCGCTGGCGCTGGTGCCTGTGGTCAATGCCCTGACCACCGACCGGCACCTGGGCGTTTCCTTGCCGCAGGGCGACTGGGTGATGGCGGGCTTTGACCTGACGTGCCTGGCCAGCGCCCTGTTCTTTGCCTGGACGGCGGTCAAGGCCGCCCGCGCCCGCAAGGCGCCCGCCAGAACGGCGGGCAAGCCGCGCGCCGCGCGCAACGAGGCGGTCAAGGCCGCCGTAACTGGCGCTGTCCCCACCGCAGCTCCAACCCCAGCTCCAACCCCAGCCCCAACCCCGCACGAGCCCGCCGTTCCGGCCGCCGTGCACCGGACCGCTTTTGAACCGCGAGGTGATACGCCATGACGCTTGCCGCCTTCTGCCTGGCCTACGCAGGGTTTTCCGCCCTGTGCCTGGCCATGGACCGTCACTACGAAGACCTGTTCGACCGCGCCTTGCCGCGCCGCCATCGGCTGCCGCTGCGGGTGTTCGGCTGGGTCTCGCTCGCGCTGTCGCTGTGGGCGTCGGCGGCGGTCTGGGGCTGGAGTTACGGCACGGTCGAATGGATCGGCATCCTCAGCATTGCCGGTCTGCTGCTGATCTGGTTCCTGACCTTCCGGCCGCGCGCCGCGCTGACCGCAGGCGGCCTGTGCGCGTTGGCGGCGCCCGTGCTGGCTGTGCTGTAAACGCGGGTTCCCGGGTTTTGCGAGGCAGGGCCAGGCTGCGGCAAGTTACACTCAGGGCTTCCCCTAGCAACCGCCTTCTCGCCTCATGAACACCCGCGTCCTTACCGGCATCACCACGACTGGAACCCCCCATCTCGGCAACTACGCGGGCGCGATCCGCCCGGCGGTTCAGGCCAGCACGCAACCCGGCGTGGACGCATTCTTCTTTCTGGCGGATTACCACGCGCTGATCAAGTGCGACGATCCGGCGCGCGTGGCGCGCTCGCGCCTTGAGATCGCCGCCACGTGGCTGGCGGTGGGCCTGGACCCCGAGCGCGTTACGTTCTACCGCCAGTCGGACATCCCCGAGATCCCCGAGCTGAGCTGGCTGCTGACCTGCGTGACCGCCAAGGGCCTGATGAACCGGGCGCACGCGTACAAGGCTTCGGTGGACCAGAACGTGGCCAAGAGCGTGGATCCGGACGACGGCATCACCATGGGGCTGTTCTCGTACCCGATCCTGATGGCCGCGGACATCGTCATGTTCAACGCCAACAAGGTGCCGGTGGGGCGCGACCAGATTCAGCATCTGGAAATGGCGCGCGACATCGCGCAGCGCTTCAACCATCTGTACGGACGTGAATACTTCGCGCTGCCGGAAGTGGTCATTGAAGAAGACGTGGCCACGCTGCCGGGGCTGGACGGCCGCAAGATGTCCAAGAGCTACAACAACACGATTCCGCTTTTCGAAGGCGGCAAGAGCGCATTGCGCGCCTCGGTGATGCGCATCGTGACCGATTCGCGCGAGCCCGGCGAACCCAAGGACGCCGAATCGTCCCACCTGTACACGCTGTACCGCGCGTTCGCTACCTCCGAGCAATCGGCGGCGTTCCGTCAGCAGCTCGAAGCCGGCATGGGCTGGGGCGATGCCAAGCAGGCGCTGTTCGAGCACCTGGAGAACCTGCTGGCCCCGATGCGCGAAAAGTACATCGACCTGATGGCCAACCCGGGCCGCATCGAAGACATCCTGCAGGCTGGCGCGGCCAAGGCACGCAAGCTTGCCGTGCCGTTCATGCAGGAATTGCGCGAGGCCGTGGGCCTGCGCAATCTGGGCGCCGCCGCCACGGCGGGCAAGGGCGCCCAGGGCAAGAAGGAAAAGTCCAAGGGCGCGCGATTCGTCAGCTTCCGCGACGAGGACGGGGCTTTCCGCTTCCGCCTGCTGGCGGCCGACGGCGAGGAACTGCTGCTGTCGCAGCGCTTTGCCGATCCCAAGGAAGCCGGCGCCCTGATGCGCCGTTTGCAGTCCGAGCCCGCCGACAACGTCCTGCAGGCCAATGCCCAGGGCTACGCGGTGGTGATCGATGGCGTGACGGTGGCGACCGCCCCTGAAGGCGGGCAGGGCGAGCCCGCTGCACGCATCGCGCGCACGCGTGAAGCGCTGCTGTCGCTGGCGCAGGAATAATCGCTGATTGGTTGTTGATACGCGATAGATGAAGACGGCGCGGGCAATCCGCGCCGTTTTGCATTCAGTTCAAGCGTGCGCTGGCGACGATGCGCCCGTCGCGCACCTGAAAGCGCTGCACGCGGCTTTGCCCACCGATTTCAAGCTGGTCGCCGTCCGAATAGCCCGTGACGTTGGGACAGTCCAGCCATTCCGGGTTGATGAACGGAAAGTACTTCAGCGTGCCGCTGCCCTCGCTGGCGAAGTCGAACGTGGTGTTGGCCACGACCTCGGGATCCCATTGGCTGGCGTCGTAAGTGATCACGCATCCGATGCCGATGCGGTAGATGATGCTGGCGCCCATGCTGGCAAATCCCAGCGCGCCCACGTGCAATTGCGCGCCATTGCGCAATTCGATGACCCGGCCACCCAGGCGCTCCAGCGTGATGTGCTTG
The DNA window shown above is from Achromobacter spanius and carries:
- the zapE gene encoding cell division protein ZapE; this encodes MNVSDYYEHALAERGYKPDDAQKKAIDRLQRYYDEWVKFKSMRSNALKKLLNRPDVPRGVYLWGGVGRGKSFLMDAFYATVPVVRKTRLHFHEFMRGVHRELEEVKGMQDPLDEVAKRVAKRYRLICFDEFHVSDVADAMILHRLLLKLFEYGTSFVMTSNYEPSTLYTDGLHRDRVLPAIALIQSRMDVMNVDAGIDYRRRSLEQVQSYHTPLDENAQKALQAAFDALADTPPQDPVLHIEHREIRALALGGSVVWFDFATLCGGPRSQNDYLELANRFHAVILSGVPRMGPRQASEARRFTWLIDVFYDHRVKLIMSAECEPEEIYTEGALANEFHRTVSRILEMQSREYLESERRLAVTL
- a CDS encoding sigma-70 family RNA polymerase sigma factor produces the protein MSSTLLSSSAPCVDNQAAPVDGLYRDHRPWLFGWLRRKLGCEHRAEDLAQDVFVRVIQGRKQVRASEARALLTTIAKGLVVDHQRHAALEHAYLAYLATVPESYAPSPEAQAEQLQALMQLDRLLDGLPPKARAAFLLSQLDGLTYPEIAERLDVSLSSVQQYMVRAMSACYAAIHA
- a CDS encoding FecR domain-containing protein, with amino-acid sequence MPDTVTNPSVNARPSEAVVREAIAWWARLQSGIDDAAERASCHAWLAQDPAHRVAWDRLQDIGRDARRVPAALAHTALNAPASRGRRAALRSLLAGAGIAATGWAGYRHAPWQRLVADYSTGVGERRALALADGLRVTLNSDTAVRVNVSGNTRDIDLLRGEMLVQAEPRPGVQALRVDTGYGELRAERARFDLRRTAEGSRVGVYEGSVALLRQGVLTQLSAGERLAYADDGEVRRGASDPDRLAWVDGMVVAKEWRLDDFAEYLARQRVGVIRVDPAVASLRLSGVFPLDDAERALKALEHTLPIAVTRRTQYWLQVGPSGA
- a CDS encoding TonB-dependent siderophore receptor, whose translation is MFVSASIHPRLRAPMTAGRKAVLAATCAGALFAGAPAAWAQTAPAAGASATANGQRSYQIPAGPLADALTQFARSAGVVLSFDPALVRGRRSEGLNGSYTVGAGFSRILAGSGLQARAQSGNSWTLAPAPVSTGDTHTLAPVTVTGMSESAFAPTVGYVATASASATKTDIPLIETPQSVSVVTREQITEQGAQTLNQVLRYTAGVATESRGATATRLDQFNVRGFSASTYLDGLRVFGGRDALPQVDAFRLERVDVLKGPASVMYGQGGPGGVVNQVSKRPLEETQREVELQVGNYDFRRANFDFGGPIDEEGKYLYRLVGAGYMSDGQVQDTKERRYFVSPAFAYKPNADTSLTILTNFQHDPDMGSYGAVPSMRTLLRAPDGFRLPANYYDGDANFEKSDRKSYSLGYILDHRFNDTFKASQSLRWTHSDAKYRSIYGATTNYYGYTDPTYLYHQRASIATDVDVGALTIDNNLQARFSTGKIGHNVLVGFDYQHVKTDTLSGFGSAPPLYVKNPDNFQNIPVPAFSSDASTTQYQTGVYFQDQIKIDRLSFLLGGRYDWSRNVGETTAIASGRVTPSQLNAEAFSGRFGAIYNFDNGVAPYFSYSESFEPQSGTGWNNTPFKPIEGKQYEVGIKYQPPGSATLLTFAAFDIRRENMTTTDPDPTHVCGTAGGRCSIQAGELRTQGIELEAKTEPMRGLSLIAAYSVMNNEYTKAYPNAAGFDLTGKTPATLPSQQASAWARYQLQEGPLAGLGIGGGVRYIGSSYANDSNTLKVPKVTLVDLMLDYDLGRASPALKGMQVALNVQNLFDKEYIASCSGEIWCWYGYQRSIKASLRYRW
- a CDS encoding DUF3649 domain-containing protein, translated to MKAPAAGAGMMRYRMAVFSRATAAILGGYALASAAAACLAVWLPMGRADAVTAAQMLSFVVYACGVIWVFATRNAWRAWAGILGPAALLGGLFLAHRLVAA
- a CDS encoding PepSY-associated TM helix domain-containing protein; the encoded protein is MKAAKHKHPGEEGLRQSMSWLHTWSGLIFGWVLFAMFLTGSLAFFRPEITRWMQPEIQVQPAPAVQAVATAQRYLAEHAPDAKRWFIAPPSDREPLIQLLYQVPKPKPGERGFVRVKLDAATGEPVTARQTRGGDFFYRFHFELETAFPWGRWLASIAGMFMLVAIISGIITHKKIFADFFTFRPGKGGQRAWMDGHNVLSVLGLPFHLMITFSGLVLFMVMLMPAGIQAAYDNPRQFTNEVFKANKITPPQNQPAPLVDIAPLVDQAQQHWQGRVGRVTVNNPGDAGATITLVRNVGDGVSYGLLAPFMRFDGVTGALQESEDDHSATVVTAGVITGLHLGLFAEPLLRWFYFIVSLAGTAMVATGLVLWIAKRRQKARPGDAREAFSLRLVDGLNAGTIAGVVFGVAAVFLANRLLPADMPGRQVWEVRAFFIAWGLSLVYAFLFQRRKWQDLLGIAAAALALVPVVNALTTDRHLGVSLPQGDWVMAGFDLTCLASALFFAWTAVKAARARKAPARTAGKPRAARNEAVKAAVTGAVPTAAPTPAPTPAPTPHEPAVPAAVHRTAFEPRGDTP
- a CDS encoding DUF3325 domain-containing protein; this encodes MTLAAFCLAYAGFSALCLAMDRHYEDLFDRALPRRHRLPLRVFGWVSLALSLWASAAVWGWSYGTVEWIGILSIAGLLLIWFLTFRPRAALTAGGLCALAAPVLAVL
- a CDS encoding tryptophan--tRNA ligase — protein: MNTRVLTGITTTGTPHLGNYAGAIRPAVQASTQPGVDAFFFLADYHALIKCDDPARVARSRLEIAATWLAVGLDPERVTFYRQSDIPEIPELSWLLTCVTAKGLMNRAHAYKASVDQNVAKSVDPDDGITMGLFSYPILMAADIVMFNANKVPVGRDQIQHLEMARDIAQRFNHLYGREYFALPEVVIEEDVATLPGLDGRKMSKSYNNTIPLFEGGKSALRASVMRIVTDSREPGEPKDAESSHLYTLYRAFATSEQSAAFRQQLEAGMGWGDAKQALFEHLENLLAPMREKYIDLMANPGRIEDILQAGAAKARKLAVPFMQELREAVGLRNLGAAATAGKGAQGKKEKSKGARFVSFRDEDGAFRFRLLAADGEELLLSQRFADPKEAGALMRRLQSEPADNVLQANAQGYAVVIDGVTVATAPEGGQGEPAARIARTREALLSLAQE